Proteins encoded within one genomic window of Amycolatopsis sp. 2-15:
- a CDS encoding YeiH family protein — translation MTATQDRAADQQPARNRVAESAPGLLVALVVAGVATVLGSLVPIVGGPVFGIVLGALAAALVPGLRAQRWAPGYGVASKPVLQLSIVVLGTGLSLQEVVRVGVQSLPVMLGTLAVALGGAWLLGRRLGIERDTRTLIGVGTGICGASAIAATTAVIKPKQADVAYAIGTIFTFNIAAVLLFPPLGHLLGMSPHSFGLWAGTAINDTSSVVAASFAYGGDAGSYGIVVKLTRTLMLIPIVIVLAFLTARREARQDPAQQGAFSIRTMPWRRIIPLFLLGFIAAAALDSLGAVPASWHPALSTLGTFLITTALAGIGLSLRLGDMRRAGPRPLILGGTLWIAVAATSLGLQALTGSL, via the coding sequence ATGACCGCAACCCAGGACCGGGCCGCCGACCAGCAGCCGGCGCGGAACCGCGTCGCCGAATCCGCTCCGGGGCTGCTGGTGGCGCTGGTTGTCGCCGGCGTCGCGACGGTGCTGGGTTCGCTGGTTCCGATCGTGGGCGGGCCCGTGTTCGGGATCGTGCTCGGCGCGCTGGCCGCGGCTCTCGTGCCGGGCCTGCGTGCGCAACGGTGGGCGCCCGGCTACGGCGTGGCGTCGAAGCCGGTGCTCCAGCTGTCGATCGTCGTGCTCGGGACCGGGTTGTCGCTGCAGGAAGTGGTCCGCGTCGGGGTGCAGTCGCTGCCCGTCATGCTCGGCACCCTGGCTGTCGCTCTCGGTGGGGCGTGGCTGCTCGGTCGCCGGCTCGGTATCGAACGTGACACGCGGACCCTGATCGGGGTGGGGACGGGTATCTGCGGTGCGTCCGCGATCGCCGCCACCACTGCCGTGATCAAGCCGAAGCAGGCCGATGTCGCCTACGCGATCGGCACGATCTTCACGTTCAACATCGCCGCGGTGCTGCTGTTTCCGCCGCTGGGCCATCTGCTCGGGATGAGCCCGCACAGCTTCGGCTTGTGGGCCGGCACGGCGATCAACGACACCTCCTCGGTCGTGGCCGCGTCGTTCGCGTACGGCGGCGACGCCGGCTCGTACGGCATCGTCGTGAAGCTGACCCGGACGCTGATGCTGATCCCCATCGTCATCGTGCTCGCGTTCCTCACCGCCCGCCGCGAGGCTCGGCAGGACCCCGCTCAGCAAGGCGCATTCAGCATCCGCACGATGCCGTGGCGGCGCATCATCCCGCTGTTCCTGCTGGGTTTCATCGCCGCCGCCGCCCTGGACAGTCTCGGCGCGGTGCCCGCGTCCTGGCACCCCGCACTGTCCACACTGGGCACGTTCCTCATCACCACCGCGCTGGCCGGGATCGGCCTTTCCCTGCGCCTGGGCGACATGCGCCGCGCCGGCCCCCGTCCGCTCATCCTCGGCGGCACCCTGTGGATCGCCGTCGCCGCGACGAGCCTCGGGCTGCAGGCCCTCACCGGCTCGCTCTGA
- a CDS encoding GntR family transcriptional regulator produces the protein MAPRTLSRSGSEPLWRQLQSELLTRLDDGEFTDEFPGELALAEEYGVSRQTVRQALRQLRADGVVVAERGRQPRVAPPAEIAQPLGALYSLFTSVEAAGLPQHSIVRTFDVRADALVAERLDLEASTPLVYLERLRLAGNEPLALDRVWLPADLAKPLLQADFTHTSLYNELARRTGVRLSHGREEVHAVIPTAAERTTLACAHDVAAFAINRLSHAKGRPVEWRHTLVRGDRYALTAEFSATGYRLVSQS, from the coding sequence ATGGCACCGCGAACGCTCAGCCGGTCCGGCTCCGAGCCGCTCTGGCGCCAGCTCCAGAGCGAGCTGCTGACCAGGCTCGACGACGGCGAGTTCACCGACGAGTTCCCCGGTGAGCTCGCACTCGCCGAGGAGTACGGCGTGAGCCGCCAGACCGTGCGCCAGGCTCTTCGCCAGCTGCGCGCCGACGGAGTGGTCGTCGCCGAACGCGGCCGCCAGCCGCGCGTCGCCCCACCGGCCGAGATCGCGCAGCCGCTGGGCGCGCTCTACAGCCTGTTCACCTCCGTCGAAGCGGCAGGGCTACCGCAGCACAGCATCGTCCGCACCTTCGACGTCCGCGCCGACGCACTCGTCGCCGAACGCCTCGACCTCGAAGCCTCGACGCCACTCGTCTATCTGGAGCGCCTGCGCCTGGCGGGCAACGAGCCGCTGGCCCTCGACCGCGTGTGGCTCCCCGCCGACCTCGCGAAACCGTTGCTGCAGGCCGATTTCACCCACACCAGCCTCTACAACGAGCTGGCGCGGCGCACCGGGGTCCGCCTGAGCCACGGGCGCGAAGAGGTGCACGCCGTGATCCCCACCGCCGCCGAACGCACCACTCTTGCCTGTGCCCACGACGTCGCGGCCTTCGCCATCAACCGCCTGAGTCACGCGAAAGGCCGCCCGGTGGAATGGCGCCACACCCTCGTCCGAGGCGACCGCTACGCGCTCACGGCCGAGTTCTCCGCCACCGGCTACCGGCTCGTCAGCCAATCCTGA
- a CDS encoding TetR/AcrR family transcriptional regulator, producing MTTSLSAELWPDVQPETARRLMLAGVESFAKRGYHATTTRDIAGAAGMSPAALYVHFPSKAALLFEISRSGHEQTLALVENALEKAEDPVERIRLVVEDFVAWHARRHTVARVVQYELNALPEKEFEVVTELRRRIERIVRDVIAAGAESGAFSVTDSHTAARAVLSLGVDVARWYSERTRQTPAELGKDYSELVLRMLGTRAA from the coding sequence ATGACGACTTCGCTCTCGGCCGAGCTGTGGCCCGACGTGCAGCCCGAGACCGCGCGCCGGCTGATGTTGGCCGGGGTCGAGTCCTTCGCGAAGCGCGGGTACCACGCCACGACCACGCGGGACATCGCCGGCGCTGCGGGGATGAGCCCCGCCGCGTTGTACGTGCACTTCCCGTCGAAGGCGGCGCTGCTGTTCGAGATCAGCCGCAGCGGCCACGAGCAGACGCTGGCCCTGGTGGAGAACGCGCTGGAGAAGGCCGAGGACCCGGTCGAGCGCATCCGGCTCGTGGTCGAGGACTTCGTGGCCTGGCACGCGCGGCGCCACACCGTGGCGCGGGTCGTGCAGTACGAGCTCAACGCGCTGCCCGAGAAGGAGTTCGAGGTCGTCACGGAGCTGCGGCGGCGCATCGAGCGCATCGTGCGCGACGTGATCGCCGCGGGCGCCGAGTCCGGTGCGTTCTCCGTGACCGATTCACACACGGCGGCGCGCGCGGTGCTGTCGCTGGGCGTCGACGTGGCACGCTGGTACAGCGAGCGCACGCGCCAGACGCCGGCCGAGCTGGGCAAGGACTACAGCGAGCTGGTGCTGCGGATGCTCGGCACGCGAGCCGCCTGA
- a CDS encoding helix-turn-helix transcriptional regulator, which translates to MYGTSERLLRLLSLLQARRDWPGPDLADRLGVDVRTVRRDVERLRGLGYPVHATPGVAGGYRLGAGAALPPLLLDDDEAVAVAVGLRTAANGTVSGIEETSVRALAKLEQVLPARLRHRVSAMGSAMLQLGGGGPVVDAEVLTVIAAACRDHERVRFTYANHTGQVTERDVEPLRLVHTGRRWYLVAYDLDRDGWRTFRVDRIDGVPAPGFRFAPREPPAEDLAAYVSQAISSAPYAHQMSLLVSVPAEVLAARVPPTAGTVEPVDEHTCRLRTGATDLAAAPFYLAQWDYDFVVEDAPPGLVDRLARIAERFASAAARS; encoded by the coding sequence ATGTACGGAACCTCGGAGCGGCTGCTGCGCCTGTTGTCCCTGCTGCAGGCCCGCCGCGACTGGCCGGGGCCGGACCTGGCCGACCGGCTGGGCGTCGACGTGCGCACGGTCCGCCGCGACGTCGAGCGGCTGCGTGGCCTCGGCTACCCGGTGCACGCGACGCCGGGGGTCGCGGGCGGCTACCGCCTGGGGGCCGGTGCCGCACTGCCGCCGTTGCTGCTCGACGACGACGAGGCCGTGGCCGTCGCGGTCGGCCTGCGGACGGCGGCGAACGGCACGGTGTCCGGCATCGAGGAGACGTCGGTGCGCGCGCTGGCCAAGCTCGAACAGGTGCTGCCCGCGCGGCTGCGCCACCGCGTGAGCGCCATGGGCTCGGCGATGCTGCAGCTCGGCGGCGGGGGACCGGTCGTCGACGCCGAGGTGCTCACCGTGATCGCCGCGGCCTGCCGCGACCACGAACGGGTGCGCTTCACCTACGCCAACCACACCGGCCAGGTCACCGAGCGCGACGTCGAGCCCCTGCGCCTGGTCCACACCGGCCGCCGCTGGTACCTCGTCGCCTACGACCTGGACCGCGACGGCTGGCGCACGTTCCGCGTGGACCGCATCGACGGCGTGCCGGCGCCCGGGTTCCGCTTCGCGCCGCGCGAACCGCCCGCGGAAGACCTCGCCGCGTACGTGTCGCAGGCGATCTCTTCGGCGCCGTACGCGCATCAGATGTCCCTGCTCGTGTCGGTGCCGGCGGAGGTGCTCGCGGCCCGCGTGCCGCCGACCGCCGGCACCGTCGAGCCTGTGGACGAGCACACGTGCCGGCTGCGCACGGGCGCGACCGACCTCGCCGCAGCGCCGTTCTACCTCGCGCAGTGGGACTACGACTTCGTGGTGGAAGACGCGCCGCCCGGGCTGGTCGACCGGCTGGCGCGGATCGCGGAGCGCTTCGCCTCGGCGGCGGCGCGCAGCTGA
- a CDS encoding nucleoside deaminase, with protein MQIDPHALLAVAREEAELGKAEGGVPIGAALFDSSGRLLGRGHNRRVQDGDPSLHAETTAFRNAGRRPHYRDTIMVTTLSPCWYCSGLVRQFGIPRVIIGEAKTFSGGHDWLAEHDVRIDVLDDPACTALMEEFIETRPQLWFEDIGVPSTSD; from the coding sequence ATGCAGATCGATCCGCACGCGTTGCTCGCCGTCGCCCGCGAAGAGGCCGAGCTCGGGAAGGCCGAGGGCGGCGTGCCGATCGGCGCGGCCCTCTTCGACAGCTCCGGCCGGCTCCTCGGCCGCGGCCACAACCGCCGCGTGCAGGACGGCGACCCGTCGCTGCACGCGGAGACCACCGCGTTCCGCAACGCCGGGCGCCGTCCCCACTACCGCGACACGATCATGGTCACCACGCTCTCGCCGTGCTGGTACTGCAGCGGCCTCGTGCGCCAGTTCGGCATCCCGCGGGTGATCATCGGCGAAGCCAAGACCTTCTCCGGCGGCCACGACTGGCTCGCCGAGCACGACGTGCGCATCGACGTCCTCGACGACCCCGCGTGCACGGCACTGATGGAGGAGTTCATCGAGACCCGGCCGCAGCTGTGGTTCGAGGACATCGGCGTACCGTCCACTTCGGACTGA
- a CDS encoding GGDEF domain-containing protein, with protein MNRLFAEMVGDPATAGGGERRRFPVAVANWGLWRVRTRALAAFVVCVDMVALAATIVVAVLVPLPLTGSARFAVLAAGLLVSAELSRSAERGRGETLLGQGFGTPWVFAGAVVLPPVPAVVLAVVSGAHRWLRVRRRAPYRQVFEVAATALAVLLAGRFLAWAVPVPPSSLGDVRLMGLLVVAAVVFTLVDAALTGVVRGYPQGVAGLLFDVALGIALAWAVVDSPLVVPLLAAALVVLHRGGVGATPRAEPTADPGTGALTASAWWDAARAQPAPAYSVLVLDLDRFGDVNALHGRRIGDAVLLAIADALRDEVRSADLVGRSGGGEFAVFLPGTKPFDALAIAERIRLRVASTAVALKAPYGSPQFAWATVSVGVAARPADGDTADAVFAAAVKAVRRAKAGGRNRTVCAE; from the coding sequence GTGAACCGGCTATTTGCCGAAATGGTGGGGGATCCGGCGACGGCCGGAGGGGGTGAGCGGCGCCGGTTTCCCGTCGCCGTGGCGAACTGGGGGCTGTGGCGCGTGCGCACCCGCGCGCTGGCGGCGTTCGTGGTGTGCGTCGACATGGTGGCGCTGGCCGCGACGATCGTCGTGGCGGTGCTGGTTCCCCTGCCGCTCACGGGTTCCGCGCGGTTCGCCGTGCTGGCCGCGGGGCTGCTGGTGAGCGCGGAGCTCAGCCGTTCGGCCGAACGCGGACGTGGGGAAACGTTGCTGGGCCAGGGTTTCGGCACGCCGTGGGTGTTCGCCGGCGCGGTGGTGCTCCCGCCGGTGCCCGCCGTGGTGCTCGCGGTGGTTTCGGGCGCGCACCGGTGGCTGCGCGTGCGGCGGCGCGCGCCGTACCGGCAGGTGTTCGAGGTGGCGGCGACGGCGCTGGCCGTGCTGCTCGCCGGCCGGTTCCTCGCGTGGGCGGTGCCGGTGCCGCCGAGCTCGCTGGGCGACGTCCGCCTGATGGGACTGCTCGTGGTGGCGGCGGTTGTGTTCACACTGGTCGACGCTGCGCTCACCGGGGTCGTGCGCGGCTACCCGCAGGGCGTGGCGGGGCTGCTGTTCGACGTCGCGCTGGGCATCGCCCTCGCCTGGGCTGTGGTGGATTCGCCGCTCGTCGTGCCGCTGCTCGCCGCGGCGCTCGTGGTGCTGCACCGCGGTGGCGTGGGCGCCACCCCGCGCGCCGAGCCGACGGCCGACCCGGGCACGGGCGCCCTGACCGCGTCCGCCTGGTGGGACGCCGCTCGCGCGCAGCCGGCCCCGGCGTACTCCGTGCTGGTGCTCGACCTCGACCGCTTCGGCGACGTCAACGCCCTCCACGGCCGCCGCATCGGCGACGCCGTGCTGCTTGCCATCGCCGACGCGTTGCGCGACGAAGTCCGCTCCGCCGACCTCGTCGGGCGCTCCGGCGGTGGCGAGTTCGCCGTGTTTCTCCCCGGTACCAAGCCGTTCGACGCGCTCGCCATCGCCGAACGCATCCGCCTGCGCGTCGCCTCGACGGCCGTCGCGTTGAAGGCGCCCTACGGCAGCCCGCAGTTCGCGTGGGCGACGGTGTCCGTCGGCGTCGCCGCCCGGCCCGCCGACGGCGACACGGCGGACGCGGTGTTCGCAGCCGCCGTGAAAGCCGTGCGGCGCGCGAAAGCCGGTGGTCGTAACCGGACTGTGTGCGCGGAGTAG
- a CDS encoding histidine-type phosphatase, giving the protein MRRVVAGIGGAALALSGLFALPAQAHEAHATQDAFTTKTAYEPQGHLSSYERLPSSFRPVFTENVSRHGARTLSDSDDGDALLALWNTAKSEGVLTGVGKQLGPDVQALLAANARDGYGLLTQVGRDEMRTTAQRMVRRLPSLFADAAKGTTPKIDVVASSQQRTVDSANEFVAGLKSAKPGLTTTATRTDDNLLYFHKSNVEYNDYVDNDPRVAAAEKAATDQPRTHAVARSVLQRSFSKKFVDEIAAGKHAEFKDEIAAADAVYALDQVTVDLPGEGRWHFDRYITPDEASWFGYLDDVTSFYENGPAFAGSDITYKMAGGLLSDMFAQLDAKRAGTTTRDAELRFTHAEEIFPLASLLGLPGSTEQQPESELFTYANNPFRGAQVAPMAANIQWDLYSDGHTYLVRMLYNEKQTAFKASCAPVHRGSSFYRLDELERCYGQS; this is encoded by the coding sequence ATGAGACGTGTTGTGGCCGGAATCGGCGGGGCCGCACTGGCGCTGTCAGGGCTGTTCGCCCTGCCGGCGCAGGCGCACGAGGCGCACGCGACGCAGGACGCGTTCACCACCAAGACCGCCTACGAGCCGCAGGGGCACCTGTCCTCCTACGAGCGGCTGCCCTCGTCGTTCCGCCCGGTGTTCACCGAGAACGTCTCGCGCCACGGCGCGCGCACGCTGTCCGACAGCGACGACGGCGACGCCTTGCTGGCGCTGTGGAACACCGCGAAGTCCGAGGGCGTGCTGACCGGCGTCGGCAAGCAGCTCGGCCCCGACGTGCAGGCGCTGCTCGCCGCCAACGCCCGCGACGGCTACGGCCTGCTCACCCAGGTTGGCCGCGACGAGATGCGCACCACCGCGCAGCGCATGGTGCGGCGGCTGCCGTCGCTCTTCGCCGACGCGGCAAAGGGAACGACGCCGAAGATCGACGTCGTCGCGTCGAGCCAGCAGCGCACGGTGGACAGCGCCAACGAGTTCGTGGCCGGTCTGAAGTCCGCGAAGCCGGGGTTGACGACCACGGCCACCCGCACCGACGACAACCTGCTCTACTTCCACAAGTCGAACGTCGAGTACAACGACTACGTCGACAACGACCCGCGCGTGGCCGCAGCCGAGAAGGCCGCGACGGACCAGCCGCGCACGCACGCCGTGGCGCGTTCGGTGCTGCAGCGCAGCTTCTCGAAGAAGTTCGTGGACGAGATCGCGGCCGGGAAGCACGCGGAGTTCAAGGACGAGATCGCCGCGGCCGACGCGGTGTACGCGCTGGACCAGGTGACCGTGGACCTGCCGGGCGAGGGCCGCTGGCACTTCGACCGCTACATTACGCCCGACGAGGCCTCGTGGTTCGGTTACCTCGACGACGTGACTTCGTTCTACGAGAACGGTCCCGCGTTCGCCGGCAGCGACATCACGTACAAGATGGCCGGCGGCCTGCTGAGCGACATGTTCGCCCAGCTCGACGCCAAGCGCGCCGGCACCACCACGCGGGACGCGGAGCTGCGCTTCACCCACGCCGAGGAGATCTTCCCGCTCGCGTCGTTGCTCGGCCTGCCCGGCAGCACCGAGCAGCAGCCCGAGAGCGAGCTGTTCACTTACGCGAACAACCCGTTCCGTGGTGCGCAGGTGGCGCCGATGGCCGCGAACATCCAGTGGGACCTCTACTCCGACGGCCACACCTACCTTGTGCGCATGCTCTACAACGAGAAGCAGACCGCGTTCAAGGCGAGCTGCGCGCCGGTGCACCGCGGCAGCTCCTTCTACCGGCTCGACGAGCTCGAGCGTTGTTACGGCCAGTCCTGA
- a CDS encoding chitinase has protein sequence MKPLRRLATVTLAAGAALTTTLGVAPSALAAPDPVVASPYLYQWGGQTDPAAAMSATGVKAFTLAFMLADGGCNPKWDGNRDLNGSDATLIQKIRSAGGDVIPSFGGWSGTKLGSQCGSPEDLAGAYQKVIDAYQLKAIDLDIENTDEFENAAVQDRILNAVKITKQKNPGVRVVITMGTSPQGPTEWGSRLITQAKAIGANVDVWSVMPFDFSSGGDMAAMTKSAVDGLKDQLKSAFGWSDDEAYRHSGLSSMNGKTDNAGENVSVANFTSLRDYAASHHLGRFTFWATNRDCSGGGECSGIDQEKYAFTKIVAGYQG, from the coding sequence ATGAAACCCCTGCGCCGTCTGGCCACCGTCACGCTCGCCGCGGGCGCCGCGCTAACCACCACCCTCGGCGTCGCCCCGTCGGCACTGGCCGCACCGGACCCCGTGGTCGCTTCGCCGTACCTGTACCAATGGGGCGGGCAGACCGACCCCGCCGCGGCCATGTCGGCCACCGGCGTGAAGGCGTTCACGCTGGCCTTCATGCTCGCCGACGGCGGCTGCAACCCGAAGTGGGACGGCAACCGCGACCTGAACGGTTCGGACGCCACCCTGATCCAAAAGATCCGCTCGGCCGGCGGCGACGTGATCCCGTCGTTCGGCGGCTGGTCGGGCACCAAGCTCGGCTCGCAGTGCGGGTCGCCGGAGGACCTCGCCGGCGCCTACCAAAAGGTGATTGACGCCTACCAGCTCAAGGCGATCGACCTCGACATCGAGAACACCGACGAGTTCGAGAACGCGGCGGTGCAGGACCGGATCCTGAACGCCGTGAAGATCACCAAGCAGAAGAACCCGGGCGTGCGCGTCGTCATCACGATGGGCACGAGCCCGCAGGGCCCGACCGAGTGGGGCAGCCGCCTCATCACGCAGGCGAAGGCGATCGGCGCGAACGTCGACGTCTGGTCGGTCATGCCCTTCGACTTCTCCAGCGGTGGCGACATGGCCGCGATGACGAAGTCGGCGGTCGACGGTTTGAAGGACCAGCTCAAGTCCGCGTTCGGCTGGAGCGACGACGAGGCCTACCGGCACAGCGGCCTGTCGTCGATGAACGGCAAGACCGACAACGCCGGGGAGAACGTGTCCGTCGCGAACTTCACCTCGCTCCGCGACTACGCCGCCAGCCACCACCTCGGGCGCTTCACGTTCTGGGCCACCAACCGCGACTGCAGCGGCGGCGGCGAGTGCAGCGGCATCGACCAGGAGAAGTACGCGTTCACGAAGATCGTGGCCGGGTACCAGGGCTGA
- a CDS encoding MarR family winged helix-turn-helix transcriptional regulator, with product MRLENPTTGHLVWRLSMKWRAAVDRTVKPLGLTHAQYSLLATLTGLVGRGVRPSQRELADHTGLEPLHVSKLARALEQAGLVTRPPDPDDPRAVRLDLTARGHDVITEAISLVRDLHEELTANLGGSRSARTRRFRDTLQTLLGDDPTGSEKTMTTARAVGGRDLNLAAAASRSLLTTLLDREGLDFTDYVVLRTVANGAQPADTLVETIAATAVAPAEAVRSVLDRLVTAGRLTSGDVVDVTPVTRELVERVTADSTEAGDRLFAGIAPEDLAAAKRVLDTVTARAGEIRAQL from the coding sequence GTGCGCCTCGAGAACCCGACCACCGGCCACCTCGTGTGGCGGCTGTCCATGAAGTGGCGGGCGGCCGTCGACCGGACCGTGAAGCCGCTCGGCCTGACCCACGCCCAATACTCGCTGCTGGCGACGCTCACCGGCCTCGTGGGGCGCGGGGTCCGGCCGAGCCAGCGCGAACTGGCCGACCACACGGGCCTCGAGCCGCTGCATGTGTCGAAGCTGGCGCGGGCGCTCGAACAGGCCGGCCTCGTCACCCGCCCCCCGGACCCGGACGACCCACGCGCCGTGCGGCTCGACCTCACCGCCCGGGGCCACGACGTGATCACCGAGGCGATCTCCCTCGTGCGCGACCTGCACGAGGAGCTCACCGCGAACCTCGGCGGTTCCCGCAGCGCGCGGACCCGCCGGTTCCGCGACACCCTGCAGACGCTGCTGGGTGACGACCCCACCGGAAGCGAGAAGACCATGACCACAGCCCGTGCCGTCGGCGGCCGCGACCTCAACCTGGCCGCCGCCGCGTCCCGTTCCCTGCTCACCACGCTGCTGGACCGCGAAGGTCTGGACTTCACCGACTACGTGGTCCTCCGGACCGTGGCCAATGGCGCTCAGCCCGCGGACACCCTGGTAGAGACCATCGCGGCGACGGCTGTCGCGCCCGCCGAAGCAGTGCGCTCGGTGCTCGACCGCCTGGTGACGGCGGGCCGGCTGACCAGCGGGGACGTCGTCGACGTCACCCCGGTTACGCGCGAGCTGGTCGAACGCGTGACGGCGGACTCGACGGAAGCCGGCGATCGACTGTTCGCGGGCATCGCCCCCGAGGACCTGGCGGCAGCGAAACGCGTCCTCGACACGGTGACGGCGCGAGCGGGCGAGATCCGCGCACAGCTCTGA
- a CDS encoding TetR/AcrR family transcriptional regulator, translating into MLREPQQERSRTTRRRLIEAAMDCIGERGWHGVTVAVIAERAGVSRGAAQHHFPTREDLVAAAVELLGESQITELRTKADGLPTGASRIFGVVEMVLNLYTGPMFRAALQLWAVASSDEQLRGTLVPLEARVGREAHRVTVELLGVDEAKPGVRELVQATLDLARGLGLANLLTDDTRRRRQIVREWAHTLETRLSGTGEA; encoded by the coding sequence ATGCTCCGGGAACCGCAGCAGGAGCGCAGCCGCACCACTCGCCGGCGGCTGATCGAGGCGGCGATGGACTGCATCGGCGAGCGGGGCTGGCACGGCGTCACGGTCGCCGTGATCGCCGAGCGCGCCGGCGTGTCGCGCGGCGCCGCGCAGCACCACTTCCCGACGCGCGAGGACCTCGTCGCGGCGGCCGTGGAGCTGCTCGGGGAATCGCAGATCACCGAGCTGCGGACGAAGGCCGACGGGCTGCCGACGGGCGCATCGCGGATCTTCGGTGTGGTGGAGATGGTGCTCAACCTCTACACCGGGCCGATGTTCCGCGCCGCGCTGCAGCTGTGGGCCGTCGCGTCGAGCGACGAGCAGCTGCGCGGCACCCTCGTGCCGCTGGAAGCGCGCGTCGGCCGCGAGGCGCACCGCGTGACGGTGGAGCTGCTGGGCGTCGACGAGGCAAAGCCCGGGGTCCGTGAGCTGGTCCAGGCCACCCTGGACCTGGCCCGCGGCCTCGGCCTCGCCAACCTGCTGACCGACGACACCCGCCGCCGGCGCCAGATCGTCCGGGAGTGGGCCCACACGTTGGAGACGCGACTGTCCGGAACCGGCGAGGCCTAA
- a CDS encoding SDR family oxidoreductase — translation MSGGSRGIGEAIALRAAADGANVALLAKTAEPHPKLPGTIYTAAEAIEKAGGKALPILGDVRDDEGVAAAVAKTVEQFGGIDIVVNNASAIDLTPTEQVSMKRYDLMQDINARGTFLLSKLAIPHLRKSANPHVLTLSPPISLDEKWFTAGHLAYSIAKYSMSLVTVGLAAELKKDGIAANSLWPRTTIDTAAIRNVVGAELADRSRTPEIMADAAYAILTRPSRSTTGNFFLDDEVLAAEGVTDLSKYRIGSSEADLQLDFWVDPA, via the coding sequence ATGTCCGGCGGCAGCCGCGGCATCGGCGAAGCGATCGCCCTGCGCGCGGCCGCCGACGGCGCGAACGTGGCTTTGCTGGCCAAGACTGCTGAACCGCACCCCAAGCTGCCCGGCACGATCTACACCGCGGCCGAGGCCATCGAGAAGGCCGGCGGCAAGGCGCTGCCCATCCTCGGCGACGTGCGCGACGACGAGGGCGTGGCCGCTGCCGTGGCGAAGACCGTCGAGCAGTTCGGCGGCATCGACATCGTGGTGAACAACGCCAGCGCGATCGACCTCACGCCCACTGAGCAGGTGAGCATGAAGCGCTACGACCTGATGCAGGACATCAACGCGCGCGGCACTTTCTTGCTGTCCAAACTGGCCATCCCGCACCTGCGCAAGTCGGCCAACCCGCACGTGCTCACGCTGTCGCCACCGATCAGCCTCGACGAGAAGTGGTTCACGGCCGGGCACCTCGCGTACAGCATCGCGAAGTACTCGATGAGCCTCGTGACCGTGGGGCTCGCCGCGGAGCTCAAGAAGGACGGCATCGCGGCGAACTCGCTGTGGCCGCGCACCACCATCGACACCGCGGCGATCCGCAACGTCGTGGGCGCGGAGTTGGCCGACCGCAGCCGCACGCCGGAGATCATGGCCGACGCCGCATACGCGATCCTGACCCGGCCCAGCCGCTCGACGACCGGCAACTTCTTCCTCGACGACGAGGTGCTCGCGGCCGAGGGTGTCACCGATCTGTCGAAGTACCGGATCGGCTCGTCGGAAGCGGACCTGCAGCTCGACTTCTGGGTCGATCCGGCCTGA